A genomic region of Limnohabitans curvus contains the following coding sequences:
- the pstC gene encoding phosphate ABC transporter permease subunit PstC, translating into MSSHNFLKEESGQAVSADMVAVAKKQRTQDFFFHRITQAFSLLVLAALLGIIISLFVNAWPTFQKFGFKFLWHVEWDIINEDFGAAIAIVGTMASAGIALLLAVPLAFGVAVFLTETCPTWLRRPLGTSIELLAAVPSIIYGMFGLFVFAPLFADYVQVPLQQVLGGMPLVGFLFGGATNGMGILAAGIVLAFMVLPFVAAVMRDVFEITPPILRESAYGLGCTTWEVVRQVVLPYTQKGVIGGIMLGLGRALGETMAVTFVIGNANRMPTSLFSPGTSIASVLANEFGEAEALHFSTLFALGFLLFVITFVVLAMAKMMILRAEKAKGN; encoded by the coding sequence ATGAGCTCACACAATTTTCTAAAAGAAGAATCAGGTCAAGCCGTGAGTGCTGACATGGTGGCAGTTGCCAAGAAGCAGCGCACGCAAGATTTCTTCTTTCACCGCATCACGCAAGCGTTTTCATTGCTTGTGCTGGCGGCTTTGTTGGGCATCATCATTTCCTTGTTTGTGAATGCATGGCCCACCTTCCAAAAATTTGGTTTTAAATTTTTATGGCATGTCGAGTGGGACATCATCAATGAAGATTTTGGTGCCGCCATTGCCATCGTTGGCACCATGGCCAGTGCAGGCATCGCGCTGTTATTGGCCGTACCTCTGGCGTTTGGCGTGGCCGTATTTTTGACCGAGACATGCCCAACTTGGTTGCGTCGCCCGCTGGGTACTTCGATTGAGTTGTTGGCGGCCGTGCCCTCCATCATCTACGGTATGTTTGGTTTGTTTGTGTTTGCCCCTTTGTTTGCGGACTACGTGCAAGTGCCGCTGCAGCAAGTGTTGGGCGGCATGCCTTTGGTGGGATTTTTGTTTGGCGGTGCGACCAACGGCATGGGCATCTTGGCGGCGGGCATTGTGCTGGCTTTCATGGTGTTGCCGTTTGTCGCAGCGGTGATGCGCGATGTGTTTGAAATCACACCGCCCATCCTGCGTGAGTCTGCTTATGGTTTGGGTTGCACCACATGGGAAGTGGTGCGCCAGGTGGTGTTGCCCTACACACAAAAAGGTGTGATCGGCGGCATCATGTTGGGGCTGGGTCGTGCTTTGGGTGAAACCATGGCCGTGACCTTTGTGATTGGCAACGCCAACCGCATGCCCACCTCGTTGTTTTCTCCCGGCACCTCGATTGCCTCTGTTTTGGCCAACGAGTTCGGTGAAGCTGAGGCCTTGCATTTCTCCACCTTGTTTGCACTGGGCTTCTTGCTTTTTGTCATCACCTTTGTGGTGTTGGCCATGGCCAAGATGATGATCCTGCGTGCTGAAAAAGCCAAAGGCAATTAA
- the pstA gene encoding phosphate ABC transporter permease PstA, producing MEMNNQLYTKRRITSMLGLVFSMAAMAIGLAVLLWILYVLFANGLSALDANLLTSDTPAPGTEGGGLRNAIVGSLMIVGLTVLVSTPVGILAGVYLTEYGDESKTAELTRFVTDIMLSAPSIVLGLFVYAIAVATVGNFSGYAGSLALSLIAVPVIMRTTENMLRLVPGSLREAAFALGAPRWKVSTFITLRAAKSGVMTGLLLAVARISGETAPLLFTALNNQFFSTNMGAPMANLPVVIFQFAMSPYDNWVRLAWAGALLITLTVLVLNILARVFFRDKVSA from the coding sequence ATGGAAATGAACAATCAACTTTATACAAAACGCCGCATCACCAGCATGCTCGGCTTGGTGTTTTCCATGGCCGCCATGGCCATTGGCTTGGCCGTCTTGTTGTGGATTCTTTATGTGTTGTTTGCCAACGGCCTCTCGGCATTGGATGCGAACTTGCTGACCAGCGACACGCCAGCACCTGGCACCGAAGGCGGTGGTTTGCGCAACGCCATTGTTGGCAGTTTGATGATCGTGGGTTTGACCGTCTTGGTCTCTACCCCCGTAGGCATCTTGGCGGGGGTGTACTTGACCGAGTACGGTGACGAGAGCAAAACCGCTGAGCTCACCCGCTTTGTGACCGACATCATGTTGTCAGCGCCATCTATTGTGCTGGGCTTGTTTGTGTACGCGATTGCAGTGGCCACGGTGGGTAACTTTTCAGGCTACGCCGGTAGCTTGGCTTTGTCACTCATTGCTGTGCCCGTGATCATGCGCACCACCGAAAACATGTTGCGCTTGGTGCCTGGCAGCTTGCGCGAAGCCGCATTTGCTTTGGGCGCGCCGCGTTGGAAGGTCTCTACCTTCATCACTTTGCGCGCGGCCAAGAGCGGCGTGATGACGGGTTTGTTGCTGGCGGTGGCCCGCATCAGCGGTGAAACAGCGCCTTTGCTGTTTACCGCTTTGAACAATCAATTCTTCAGCACCAACATGGGGGCACCTATGGCCAACTTGCCAGTGGTGATTTTCCAGTTCGCCATGAGCCCCTATGACAACTGGGTTCGCCTTGCTTGGGCTGGTGCGTTGTTGATCACCTTGACTGTGCTTGTACTCAACATCTTGGCACGTGTGTTTTTCCGCGACAAAGTCAGCGCTTAA